One Ananas comosus cultivar F153 linkage group 23, ASM154086v1, whole genome shotgun sequence genomic window carries:
- the LOC109728396 gene encoding uncharacterized protein LOC109728396, producing MDPLVATLIQAVVGLVQTQQQSLQNPAPSAAESSSRVRERSINEFKKSAPPPFSGATNPDEAENWIKEMEKAFSAMQCTDEEKDFRSSFYAKYFPRSKLRQLERQFLDLKQGSMSVEEYEAEFDRLSHFAPKLVNDDESRAKRFEEGLNGHIRTGLAPLHLEAYDDVVSRAKSLDSVWRQTREERKTNQKKRNKDSFREGDRNSRESDRSNDSERLRNTPTRGGQPNRDQKLKCSVCGGWHKDSDCRHVTGGCFRCGDLNHRIAQCLLLSIDASNRSKPQEKSSAPAGRDHIPPTDQSRGGRPRTQGHVQALSQQDVQASNAVVPGILSMASVFGSCSI from the exons ATGGATCCCCTGGTTGCCACCTTGATACAAGCTGTTGTCGGGCTAGTTCAGACTCAGCAACAGAGTTTACAGAATCCAGCTCCTAGTGCCGCAGAATCAAGTTCCAGAGTTCGAGAGAGGAGCATCAATGAATTTAAGAAGTCTGCTCCTCCACCTTTTTCGGGCGCTACAAATCCGGACGAAGCAGAAAATTGGATCAAAGAGATGGAGAAGGCATTTTCGGCCATGCAGTGCACCGATGAGGAGAAA GATTTTCGATCGTCATTTTATGCAAAGTACTTCCCAAGGAGCAAGCTTCGCCAGCTTGAAAGACAATTTCTAGATTTGAAGCAGGGTTCGATGTCTGTGGAGGAGTACGAGGCCGAGTTTGACCGACTATCCCACTTCGCCCCAAAACTAGTAAATGATGATGAGTCACGAGCTAAGAGATTTGAGGAAGGATTGAATGGACATATTCGCACTGGTCTCGCACCGCTACACCTTGAGGCATATGATGATGTCGTTTCCAGAGCGAAATCTTTGGATTCAGTATGGAGGCAGACTCGAGAGGAGCGAAAGACAAATCAGAAGAAGAGGAATAAAGATTCTTTCAGAGAAGGAGATCGAAATTCAAGAGAATCTGATAGATCTAATGACTCAGAGAGGTTGCGTAATACGCCAACTCGTGGTGGACAACCAAATCGAGATCAGAAGCTGAAATGTTCAGTTTGTGGTGGATGGCATAAGGATTCGGACTGCAGGCACGTCACTGGTGGTTGTTTTAGATGTGGAGATTTGAACCATCGGATAGCTCAGTGTCTTCTACTTAGTATTGATGCTAGTAATAGATCGAAGCCTCAAGAGAAATCTTCTGCTCCAGCCGGTCGTGATCATATCCCTCCTaccgatcagtccagaggtggAAGACCTCGGACGCAAGGTCATGTTCAGGCTCTTTCCCAGCAGGATGTTCAGGCATCTAATGCTGTAGTCCCTGGTATTCTTTCCATGGCTTCTGTTTTTGGCTCGTGTTCTATTTGA